Below is a genomic region from Raphanus sativus cultivar WK10039 chromosome 4, ASM80110v3, whole genome shotgun sequence.
ttttgtacagttgcgttctaaaatcatttattttaacaacaagccggataaatatgttaattgaagagataataaaacaaaaccagagaaacacatagtttaccagagacactatatgtgtcaaatttattataatttttttactaaaataaacacattcaataattacaaacaaataatatattttataaaagtgaaaaataatacccgcgctttcgaagcgcgggtcaaaaccTAGTTAGAATTATAGATCCAAAGGAAGTTAAAAAGACAAATAAagttagaaagaaagaaacataacCGCACGGTATGACGTTAGACTCCGACaagcttttttgttttttaacctACAAGTTGCCAAACATCaagctttttattttatcattctctcattttcttaccctaagttttcatttttttgaaaagatatcTAAATATGTATAGAAGATGCGATATGTTTCCTGATTGATCGGAACATGCatgaaacaagaaaatatcaaatcaaATAGTGTGTGTAACGCTTTATAAATCTGTGGAGCAAACTGAGTCATGCAAGAAGGGGACGTTGTGTGGCTTTGGAAGCTTTTTGCGTTGGCATTGTGTCTTTCTGATGcctttatttctttattaagATTTGTTACCATTTTTGGTTTCTAGTAAACATTCAGATTCTAGCCGAATTAATTAACGAACAAGTATAACTTTTGTTGAATCTTTTCTTGCATGTTCACTCTGGCTTCTATCTTTTTTCGGAGGATCAAACTTTATTGTCATGAAGCTATACAAGCTTGAGATCAGCTTTGAGTTTTTATGGAACAATCTTGATCATTAACTTTTTGGAATCTTATATAGGCTTCAAGAACTTATGTCGATTTTGATCCAGTTAATTATACCAACTCAAAAATTTTATAGATCATTTCCAAAAGAATATTAACTGActagtatctttaaaaaaaataatgatggAGTTATATGAATCATGTATGTTTAAGGCTTctatcaaaattataattaaaacttagaagtttagaaatatatcaaaaattttaaattttaagatccTAATTTAcagatttaatttttaattaatatctttttaattttagatttagaCATTTTCGACCACTCCAATTACACATACTATACTAAAAAATGTCCATGGTTATTAGGAACGGAATGGCtgttaaatattaatttcacaGTGAGACTCAACGCATGTGGTGCATGAATTAAAGAAAACAGTTGATTCAAGTAAATATATTCAATCTCTTGCTGATCTTGTTGACAATGGATAACAAAAGGATTAAAGCTTAAAAAGAGTTTTTACAATATTGTCTGAATTTTCTAGGCTCTATTCTAACATTCTTCGATTGAAAGATAGGGTTAAATTagaaatgaaatatttcctCTTCAACCTTCGGCTTGTTACTGCTCGAGAGAAAGTGCTTGCTCGAGACAGTTGAATGCTTTTTGGTAGCTCATGAAGCCCATGAACCAGAAGTCAAAGCCATCGACCGTGACTACTTCAAGGTACTTCTGAGATGGCTTCTTCATGTTCATACTCTGGTTCACTCCCTTGATCTTGCACAGAGGGATTGACACTTTGTAGTGAACCCTAGTGAGATCTCCTTGAGGAGAAGCCACTTTGATAGATCTCTCACTGCAGAAAGCAATCTTCTTTGATGAGATGAAAAGTAAGCCTGCGATGGGACCTTCGGTTGTAGATAGGTAACATTGGTAGGCCTTGAAGAGTTTCTCTTCGTCGTAGACTCTAAAGAGGCGTTTATAAATCTTCTCTAAGCCTCCCATTTGAAGGATCTTAGCTCCCAGGGATAGCTTTCTCTTGACTGTTTCAGTTAGCTTTGGTCCTAACTTGCTTTGGTCTTTATCTCCGTTCGTGAAGCTATTGGTTCGCTGAATCGATTTTTTCTTGCTTTGTTCAGATTTCTTGGAATGAGATGGGATTTGGAGCTTGTTGATGGAAGCTGCTGGGTCAGGCAAGTAACCTGCCGGAGCAGTCTTGACTGCTGGAAATGTAAGAATTTGTTGGTGGACTCTGCTCAATGTCATCTTGGAGGAATATTTAGTAGTGATcttgagagaaaa
It encodes:
- the LOC108851714 gene encoding GEM-like protein 7, which translates into the protein MTLSRVHQQILTFPAVKTAPAGYLPDPAASINKLQIPSHSKKSEQSKKKSIQRTNSFTNGDKDQSKLGPKLTETVKRKLSLGAKILQMGGLEKIYKRLFRVYDEEKLFKAYQCYLSTTEGPIAGLLFISSKKIAFCSERSIKVASPQGDLTRVHYKVSIPLCKIKGVNQSMNMKKPSQKYLEVVTVDGFDFWFMGFMSYQKAFNCLEQALSLEQ